In Sardina pilchardus chromosome 10, fSarPil1.1, whole genome shotgun sequence, one genomic interval encodes:
- the frs2b gene encoding fibroblast growth factor receptor substrate 2b, with protein MGSCCSCPDKESIPDNHQSKFKVVNVDDDGNELGAGIMELTDVELVLRTRKCEAVKWPYLCLRRYGYDSNLFSFESGRRCQTGQGIFAFKCARAEEIFNMLQEIMHSNSISVVEEPVFEPNHTQPELDQAQPPRTPTTPGNSLPTLPNGSLRYPSLGDASSHPSSRHPSVGSTRLPSVGEESTHPLLAPDEASRAHTYVNTTGLLDEPSSPGVGTTPVETPCPFLDGQPEDVPPDPGPRVQLEPEGVRFVLGPTPVQRRQQQQQKQDDDSPSEDDELPSSNGGHGVGGTAATRESSRSEAETPTPAPREPEPPSNGSVTVTAAAAAAAAATASTSSSHPRRHRHRPPPLTPDPVNVNNSALRRTALLDYENLPALPPLREVPRTGSEDEEEDEEEEDEEQPKTPSLNGFHHHHPHPHHHHHPHPHPHHYQQVRQHSPDPTHYYINTENVTAPLSARLPESARWRDQRSMPTVFNFDFRRSMDPSQRQLNYIEVETDGRIGGGGGGGGGAGSDSSNPHTPKTPTSPLPLPHTPTRRTELYAVIDVERTAAMSSLQKALPRYDGTSRKTRHNSVDLPM; from the exons ATGGGTAGCTGCTGTAGCTGTCCCGATAAAGAGTCAATTCCTGATAATCACCAAAGTAAATTCAAG GTGGTCAATGTTGACGATGACGGAAATGAGCTGGGTGCTGGCATCATGGAGCTGACCGACGTTGAGCTGGTGCTACGCACCCGCAAGTGTGAGGCCGTCAAGTGGCCCTACCTGTGCTTGCGTCGCTATGGCTACGACTCCAACCTCTTCTCCTTCGAGAGTGGCCGACGCTGCCAGACAGGACAAG GGATCTTCGCCTTCAAGTGTGCCCGGGCCGAGGAGATCTTCAACATGCTGCAGGAGATCATGCACAGCAACAGCATCAGCGTGGTGGAGGAGCCGGTGTTCGAGCCCAACCACACGCAGCCAGAGCTGGACCAGGCCCAGCCCCCGCGCACCCCCACCA CTCCAGGGAACTCTCTTCCCACGTTACCCAACGGCAGCTTGCGGTACCCGTCTCTGGGTGACGCCTCGTCGCACCCCTCCAGCCGGCACCCGTCTGTGGGCAGCACCCGTCTGCCCTCAGTGGGCGAAGAGTCCACTCACCCGCTCCTGGCACCGGACGAGGCCTCACGG GCCCATACGTATGTGAACACTACGGGACTCCTGGACGAGCCCTCCAGCCCTGGCGTGGGGACCACCCCCGTGGAGACGCCCTGCCCGTTTCTCGACGGCCAGCCGGAGGACGTTCCCCCAGACCCGGGGCCTCGCGTGCAGCTGGAGCCCGAGGGCGTGAGGTTCGTGCTGGGGCCCACGCCGGTGCAGCGacggcagcagcaacagcagaagCAGGATGACGACTCGCCCAGCGAGGATGACGAGCTCCCCAGCTCCAACGGCGGTCATGGCGTGGGGGGGACGGCGGCGACCAGGGAGAGCAGCCGGTCAGAGGCGGAGACACCCACGCCCGCTCCGCGAGAGCCGGAGCCCCCCAGTAACGGCAGCGTGACGGTGActgcagcggcggcagcagcagcagcagcgacggCCTCGACTTCGTCGTCTCACCCTCGACGCCACCGGCACCGGCCGCCCCCGCTCACCCCGGACCCGGTCAACGTCAACAACTCGGCCCTGCGCCGGACGGCCCTGCTGGACTACGAGAACCTGCCCGCGCTGCCGCCACTGCGCGAGGTGCCCCGCACCGGCtcggaggacgaggaagaggacgaggaggaggaggacgaagagcaGCCCAAGACGCCCTCGCTTAACGgtttccaccaccaccacccccacccgcaccaccaccaccatccccacccccacccccaccactacCAGCAGGTCCGCCAGCACAGCCCCGACCCAACGCACTACTACATCAACACGGAGAACGTGACGGCGCCACTCAGCGCCCGGCTCCCCGAGTCGGCCCGATGGCGGGACCAGCGGTCCATGCCGACCGTCTTCAACTTCGACTTCCGCCGGTCGATGGACCCCAGCCAGCGGCAGCTCAACTACATCGAGGTGGAGACGGACGGCCGCataggaggaggtggaggaggtggaggtggagctggCTCAGACTCCAGCAACCCACACACGCCCAAGACCCCCACCTCGCCGCTCCCGCTGCCGCACACGCCCACCCGCCGGACGGAGCTGTACGCCGTCATCGACGTGGAGCGCACGGCCGCCATGTCCAGCCTCCAGAAAGCACTGCCCCGCTACGACGGTACCTCCAGGAAAACACGCCACAACAGCGTGGACCTGCCCATGTGA